The Zingiber officinale cultivar Zhangliang chromosome 9A, Zo_v1.1, whole genome shotgun sequence genome window below encodes:
- the LOC122020730 gene encoding putative germin-like protein 2-3, translated as MTPKILLVIAALLALQLATSRVVWASDPSPLQDFCVADNSSKVFVNGFVCKSMDDVKAEDFFTYGLDKPGNTINKLGSNVHAINVNTIPGLNTLGISMARIDFAPHGLNPPHTHPRATEILTVLEGELYVGFVTSNIGQTNRLFTKILKKGDVFVFPQGLIHFQFNRGHTRAIAIAALSSQNPGTITVANAVFGSKPSVSDEVLAKAFQVDRKIVDQLQAQFWMDNNN; from the exons ATGACACCTAAAATTCTTCTGGTTATTGCTGCTCTCCTTGCTTTGCAATTAGCTACCTCTCGTGTAGTATGGGCATCTGATCCTAGTCCGCTTCAAGACTTTTGCGTCGCCGATAACAGCTCCAAAG TGTTTGTCAATGGATTCGTTTGCAAGAGCATGGATGACGTGAAAGCCGAAGACTTCTTCACCTATGGCCTCGACAAGCCCGGCAACACCATAAACAAGCTAGGCTCCAACGTCCATGCAATCAATGTGAATACAATTCCTGGGCTCAACACGCTCGGCATCTCCATGGCTCGCATCGACTTCGCCCCTCACGGACTCAACCCACCCCACACTCACCCTCGCGCCACTGAGATCCTCACCGTGCTAGAAGGGGAGCTCTATGTTGGCTTTGTGACATCCAACATCGGCCAAACCAACCGCCTATTCACCAAGATTCTGAAGAAGGGCGATGTGTTTGTGTTCCCTCAAGGCCTTATCCACTTCCAATTCAACCGTGGCCATACAAGAGCTATTGCAATCGCTGCTCTAAGTAGCCAAAACCCCGGTACCATAACCGTTGCAAATGCAGTATTTGGCTCAAAACCCTCCGTATCCGATGAAGTTCTCGCTAAGGCTTTCCAAGTGGATCGGAAGATTGTTGACCAACTCCAAGCTCAATTCTGGATGGATAACAACAATTAG